A stretch of the Mycobacteroides immunogenum genome encodes the following:
- a CDS encoding MFS transporter: MTAVVDSRVQPEPPVSARARRGAILALAIGGFGIGTTEFVAMGLLPNIAHGLHVTEPQAGHVISAYALGVVVGAPVIAALTARASRRTLLIALMIAFTIGNAATVFAPGYAALIVSRFIAGLPHGAYFGVAALVAAHLAGPGQRAKAVGQTMLGLSVANVVGVPVATWLGNAVGWRSAFAVVAVIGVVTVAALVRYLPGLTDMTITNPLTELGALRRVQVWFTLLIGIVGFGGMFAFYTYISTTLTSVSGLPRTLVPLALALYGIGMVTGNVLGGWMADRSVVRAIAIGLVLVAVMLVIFAVVSRNPWAALVLVFAVGVSGTSLVPALQTRLMDVADDAQTLAAALNHSALNIANAGGAWLGGLVITAGYGYRAPSLVGAVLAVAGLVVLGFSLLYSRYRIPPLPDRAG, translated from the coding sequence ATGACTGCCGTTGTCGATTCACGCGTGCAGCCCGAGCCGCCGGTGTCGGCACGCGCGCGCCGCGGCGCAATTCTCGCGCTGGCCATCGGCGGCTTCGGGATCGGGACAACCGAATTCGTGGCAATGGGACTGCTGCCCAATATCGCGCACGGCCTGCACGTCACCGAGCCGCAGGCGGGACACGTCATCAGTGCCTATGCGCTCGGTGTCGTCGTCGGCGCACCGGTCATCGCGGCGCTCACCGCCCGTGCCTCCCGCCGGACATTGCTCATCGCGCTCATGATCGCCTTCACGATCGGAAACGCGGCCACCGTCTTCGCGCCGGGTTATGCGGCCCTCATCGTGTCCAGATTCATCGCCGGGTTACCGCACGGCGCGTACTTCGGGGTCGCGGCCCTGGTCGCCGCGCATCTGGCCGGCCCGGGCCAGCGGGCCAAGGCGGTGGGCCAAACCATGCTGGGCCTGTCGGTGGCCAACGTCGTGGGAGTCCCGGTGGCCACCTGGCTGGGCAACGCGGTGGGGTGGCGTTCGGCTTTCGCCGTTGTCGCGGTCATCGGCGTCGTCACTGTCGCGGCCCTGGTGCGTTACTTGCCGGGGCTGACAGATATGACGATCACGAATCCGCTGACCGAGCTTGGCGCGTTGCGCCGCGTGCAGGTCTGGTTCACCCTGCTCATCGGCATCGTGGGCTTCGGGGGCATGTTCGCCTTCTACACCTACATCAGCACCACCCTCACCAGCGTCTCCGGGCTGCCCAGGACTCTTGTCCCATTGGCGCTGGCGCTCTACGGAATCGGCATGGTCACCGGAAACGTGCTGGGCGGATGGATGGCCGACCGCAGTGTGGTCCGGGCCATCGCCATCGGCCTGGTGCTGGTCGCCGTGATGCTGGTGATCTTCGCGGTGGTTTCCAGAAATCCCTGGGCCGCACTGGTGTTGGTGTTCGCGGTCGGTGTTTCGGGTACCTCTCTGGTCCCCGCGCTGCAGACACGTCTGATGGATGTCGCGGACGACGCACAAACATTGGCGGCCGCCCTGAACCACTCGGCGCTCAACATCGCCAATGCGGGCGGGGCGTGGCTGGGTGGTCTGGTCATCACCGCCGGATACGGCTACCGGGCCCCGTCTCTGGTCGGTGCCGTGCTTGCGGTCGCCGGTCTTGTCGTGCTGGGGTTTTCGCTGCTTTATTCCCGGTACCGGATTCCGCCACTGCCTGACCGGGCCGGTTAA
- a CDS encoding TetR/AcrR family transcriptional regulator C-terminal domain-containing protein, whose translation MARLDRAAVLTGAWTYIEAHGVDALTMRKLAASLGVNHGTLYWHVENKHALIDALADDLLAGVADPPYRGTVGMERLTELAHRLRAALLSHRDGARILAGTFVRESHTLMFGEAAIGAALDAGVGEQDAVLLAFSVQYYVTGFAIEEQAAQQLKHPESARVRRDIDETRFPLVRAGLEILRNTPPDKQFDYGLRQLLKT comes from the coding sequence ATGGCACGTCTGGATAGGGCGGCAGTGCTGACGGGCGCCTGGACCTACATCGAGGCACACGGCGTGGATGCGCTGACGATGCGCAAGCTCGCGGCCTCGCTCGGGGTGAATCACGGAACGTTGTACTGGCACGTCGAGAACAAACACGCCTTGATCGACGCGCTCGCCGATGATCTTCTGGCAGGCGTCGCCGATCCCCCGTACCGTGGCACAGTCGGCATGGAGCGACTCACCGAACTGGCACACCGCCTGCGTGCGGCCCTGCTGTCGCATCGCGACGGCGCGCGAATTCTTGCGGGAACCTTTGTCCGCGAGTCACATACGCTGATGTTCGGCGAAGCCGCGATCGGCGCAGCCCTGGACGCGGGCGTAGGCGAGCAGGACGCGGTACTGCTTGCCTTCTCAGTGCAGTACTACGTCACCGGATTTGCCATCGAAGAACAGGCTGCTCAGCAACTCAAGCACCCGGAAAGCGCTCGCGTACGACGCGATATCGATGAGACACGTTTCCCCCTGGTGAGGGCTGGACTGGAAATCCTGCGAAACACCCCACCCGACAAGCAGTTCGACTATGGCCTACGGCAGTTGTTGAAGACTTAA
- a CDS encoding YdcF family protein, with the protein MEDALITRWAAVAVVGAVLALCAPATTSAEPLAVGKDFSKPAIVILGYGLKPDGSMRDKLYQRVATGRAIANMFPNSFIIVTGGNPQNGVSEADQMRNMLVGLGYPSDRIIVEPRANSTVQNAQFSVPLAKQAGASGIILVTNSTHQQRADRNFTDAGGNVLATASFPDGDMPTNIGQFMRDVISPFR; encoded by the coding sequence CTGGAGGACGCGTTGATCACACGTTGGGCGGCCGTCGCGGTCGTCGGTGCTGTCCTCGCGTTGTGCGCTCCGGCGACCACGAGCGCCGAACCCCTGGCTGTGGGCAAGGACTTCTCGAAACCGGCCATCGTCATCTTGGGATACGGCCTCAAGCCCGATGGTTCGATGCGCGACAAGCTCTATCAGCGCGTCGCGACCGGCAGGGCGATCGCCAACATGTTCCCCAATTCATTCATCATCGTGACCGGAGGCAATCCGCAAAACGGTGTGTCCGAGGCAGATCAGATGCGCAATATGCTCGTCGGCTTGGGGTACCCGTCCGACCGGATCATCGTGGAGCCGCGGGCCAACAGCACCGTGCAGAACGCACAGTTCTCGGTGCCGCTGGCCAAACAGGCGGGTGCGTCGGGAATCATCCTGGTGACCAATTCGACCCATCAGCAGCGCGCCGACCGCAACTTCACCGACGCGGGCGGCAACGTGCTGGCCACCGCGAGCTTCCCTGACGGAGATATGCCGACCAATATCGGGCAGTTCATGCGCGACGTGATCAGCCCGTTCCGCTGA